The Aminithiophilus ramosus genome contains a region encoding:
- a CDS encoding dipeptide epimerase has protein sequence MKIRNLRLLPLSVPLRRAFKTARRSVDHLDDLVLFVETDGAIEGLGAAPPTGLVTGDTAGAIAGALTDHIAPALVGRDAEDLEGNLAVLEASIVGNGSAKAAADIALHDLWAKVLGQPLWALFGGGGAPIFTDITISVNDPDEMARDAVDAVGRGYRTLKIKVGKERKRDFERIAAIRSAVGSGPALRLDANQGWKPGEAVRLLEAMEEASFAIELVEQPVAAHDLEGMAHVTAHSPVPVVADESVRTSSDALRIFQLRAAHMINIKLMKCGGLGEARRLIALAETFGAGVMFGSMLEGKISAAAAVHLASARRAVGAIDIDGPLLCADDPYLGGPQFLGPEIVLSREPGLGVRGLRDSALP, from the coding sequence ATGAAAATAAGGAACCTGCGTCTTCTTCCCCTCTCCGTCCCGCTGCGCCGCGCCTTCAAGACGGCCCGGCGTTCCGTCGATCACCTCGACGACCTCGTCCTCTTCGTCGAGACCGACGGGGCGATCGAGGGACTGGGAGCGGCCCCCCCCACGGGGCTCGTCACGGGCGACACGGCGGGTGCCATCGCCGGAGCCCTGACGGATCACATCGCTCCGGCCCTCGTCGGCCGCGACGCCGAGGATCTCGAGGGCAACCTGGCCGTTCTGGAGGCCTCCATCGTGGGCAACGGCAGCGCCAAGGCCGCCGCCGACATCGCCCTCCACGACCTCTGGGCCAAGGTGCTGGGCCAGCCTCTCTGGGCCCTCTTCGGCGGCGGGGGCGCGCCGATCTTCACCGACATCACCATCAGCGTCAACGATCCCGACGAGATGGCCCGCGACGCCGTCGACGCCGTCGGCAGGGGGTACCGGACGCTGAAGATCAAGGTGGGCAAGGAGAGAAAGCGCGACTTCGAGAGGATCGCCGCCATCCGGTCGGCCGTCGGATCGGGGCCGGCCCTGCGCCTCGACGCCAACCAGGGGTGGAAGCCCGGCGAGGCCGTGCGCCTTCTCGAGGCCATGGAGGAGGCCTCTTTCGCCATCGAACTGGTGGAGCAGCCCGTCGCCGCCCACGACCTGGAGGGCATGGCCCACGTCACGGCCCACAGCCCCGTTCCCGTCGTGGCCGACGAAAGCGTCCGCACCTCCAGCGACGCCCTGAGGATCTTTCAGCTCAGGGCCGCTCACATGATCAACATCAAACTCATGAAGTGCGGCGGCCTGGGGGAGGCCCGCCGCCTCATCGCCCTGGCCGAGACCTTCGGCGCCGGAGTCATGTTCGGTTCCATGCTCGAGGGCAAAATCAGCGCCGCCGCCGCCGTCCACCTCGCCTCGGCCCGGAGGGCCGTCGGGGCCATCGACATCGACGGCCCCCTCCTCTGCGCCGACGATCCCTACCTGGGCGGGCCCCAGTTCCTCGGCCCCGAAATCGTCCTCTCCCGCGAGCCCGGACTGGGCGTCCGCGGTCTGCGGGATTCCGCCCTGCCCTGA
- a CDS encoding iron-containing alcohol dehydrogenase family protein, which produces MLQTHLPRKILFGEDSLDFLASLDVRRVVTFVDEIFDRCNPDLMERMESLWKEKGVQCWRYFGEGKEPTLAFVKDRARCLIEHEPDLIVAVGGGSVIDAVKVMEVYYEHPHITDAELFDRFNLPPLRRKARFVAIPTTSGTGSEVTPIGVLCVPSEDPRTPLVKRGIADYQLIPDYVLLDPRFTLSMPPSVTVSTAIDAFVHAMEAYVCARPKNAFTDPFALEGMRKVLSYLPKVMEDPGDLRYRGELQIAATLGGLALAGRGSGASHGVGKQLSSLGPVAHGVSVAVMLEAVIRLNAGARLAEYAEIARYLGLAAVSDEGALEGLIALWRELLDRLGLPRTIEQLGMDRALFMEKLDSMTKNAMSDAAMRSNPVTPSYDEVRRIFLTLAP; this is translated from the coding sequence ATGTTGCAGACCCATCTTCCCAGAAAGATCCTTTTCGGAGAGGATTCGCTGGATTTTCTCGCCTCTCTCGACGTGCGGAGGGTCGTGACCTTCGTCGACGAAATTTTCGACCGCTGCAACCCGGACCTCATGGAGCGCATGGAGAGCCTCTGGAAGGAGAAGGGGGTCCAGTGCTGGCGCTATTTCGGGGAGGGCAAAGAGCCGACTCTGGCCTTCGTGAAAGATAGGGCCCGCTGCCTCATCGAACACGAGCCCGATCTGATCGTCGCCGTCGGCGGCGGTTCGGTGATCGACGCCGTCAAGGTCATGGAGGTCTACTACGAGCACCCTCACATCACCGACGCCGAGCTTTTCGACCGCTTCAACCTGCCCCCTTTGCGCCGCAAGGCCCGTTTCGTCGCCATCCCCACCACGAGCGGCACCGGCTCGGAGGTGACGCCCATCGGCGTCCTCTGCGTCCCGTCGGAAGATCCCCGGACGCCTCTGGTGAAAAGGGGCATCGCCGATTACCAGCTGATCCCCGACTACGTCCTTCTCGATCCCCGTTTCACCCTCTCCATGCCTCCGTCGGTGACGGTCTCCACGGCCATCGACGCCTTCGTCCACGCGATGGAAGCCTACGTCTGCGCCAGGCCGAAGAACGCCTTCACCGATCCCTTCGCCCTCGAAGGCATGAGGAAGGTCCTGTCCTATCTTCCCAAAGTCATGGAAGACCCGGGCGACCTGCGCTACCGGGGAGAGCTGCAGATCGCGGCCACCCTGGGCGGCCTGGCCCTCGCCGGCCGGGGATCGGGCGCCTCCCACGGCGTGGGGAAACAGCTCTCCTCTCTGGGCCCCGTCGCCCACGGCGTTTCCGTCGCCGTCATGCTCGAAGCCGTCATCAGGCTCAACGCCGGGGCGCGCCTCGCCGAATACGCCGAAATCGCCCGTTATCTGGGCCTGGCGGCCGTCAGCGACGAGGGGGCCCTGGAGGGGCTGATCGCCCTCTGGAGGGAGCTGCTCGATCGTCTCGGGCTGCCGAGGACGATCGAGCAGCTGGGAATGGACCGCGCCCTCTTCATGGAAAAACTCGACAGCATGACGAAGAACGCCATGAGCGACGCGGCGATGAGGTCCAATCCCGTCACGCCCTCGTACGACGAGGTCCGGAGGATCTTCCTGACCCTGGCTCCCTGA
- a CDS encoding C40 family peptidase, whose translation MTDAVIGLPLCTLYVEAREGSEVADEVLHGMSVTVLGSEEEWLHLRTSYRYEGFARREAVLKPSPDGWAERARSVVIAPFADVMDGPAYRNTIVTTLPRGARLLQGAAVEADGQWSPVALADGREGFVRSTSLRSLRTWNEVDEERTRERLVEDALLYRGTQYRWGGKTPQGIDCSGLCSMAYLLNGLAIYRDAAIREGFPVRPVAAEKARRGDLIFWPGHVGLYLGEGRYVHSTGFSGAVVENSLLPGDGYRDDLARSVSAWGSVF comes from the coding sequence ATGACTGACGCCGTCATCGGTCTTCCCCTCTGCACCCTCTATGTCGAGGCCCGGGAGGGGAGCGAGGTGGCCGACGAAGTCCTCCACGGCATGAGCGTCACCGTTCTTGGCTCGGAGGAAGAGTGGCTTCACCTTCGCACGTCCTACCGCTACGAGGGATTCGCCCGCCGCGAGGCTGTCCTGAAACCCTCTCCCGACGGATGGGCCGAAAGGGCCCGCTCCGTCGTCATCGCCCCCTTCGCCGACGTCATGGACGGCCCCGCCTACAGGAACACGATCGTGACGACTCTCCCCCGAGGGGCCCGGCTCCTTCAGGGGGCTGCCGTCGAGGCCGACGGTCAGTGGTCTCCCGTCGCTCTGGCCGACGGAAGGGAGGGCTTCGTCCGCTCCACCTCCCTCCGTTCCCTGCGGACCTGGAACGAAGTCGACGAAGAGCGGACGCGGGAGCGCCTCGTCGAGGACGCCCTTCTCTATCGAGGCACCCAGTACCGGTGGGGAGGCAAGACGCCTCAGGGCATCGACTGCTCGGGCCTCTGCTCCATGGCCTACCTCCTCAACGGCCTGGCCATCTACCGCGACGCCGCCATCAGGGAGGGCTTTCCCGTCAGGCCCGTCGCCGCCGAAAAAGCGCGCAGGGGCGATCTGATCTTCTGGCCCGGCCATGTGGGCCTCTACCTCGGCGAGGGGCGGTACGTCCACTCGACGGGCTTTTCCGGCGCCGTCGTCGAAAACTCTCTCCTCCCCGGCGACGGGTACCGCGACGACCTGGCCCGCTCCGTCTCGGCCTGGGGAAGCGTCTTCTGA
- a CDS encoding hydroxymethylglutaryl-CoA lyase: MKIPQKISVCEVGPRDGLQNEKTLLDVDKKVKFIDNIQNAGIKIIEVGSFVNPKAVPQMADTEEVFSKTKKMDGVEYRALVLNARGLDRALQCGIKKVKFTLSASRSHQIENANHAVEDIFKKLSELSDIASQNHVVLSGAVSTAFGCPFEGVVSLEKILSVVERFVEAGITEISLSDTTGMANPRQVHRTCLEMRERFPSVLWSLHFHNTRGMGLANVLAGMEAGVTRFDASLGGLGGCPFAPGATGNIATEDLLHMCEEMGIETGVDLDRVIAAARSLGDWVGHELPGAVLKAGKTGDLHRRCAKNPR, from the coding sequence TTGAAAATACCACAAAAAATATCAGTTTGCGAAGTGGGACCAAGGGATGGACTTCAGAACGAAAAAACACTACTTGACGTGGATAAAAAAGTTAAATTTATAGATAACATCCAGAATGCAGGAATAAAGATAATTGAGGTGGGGTCCTTCGTCAATCCCAAGGCCGTTCCCCAGATGGCCGATACGGAAGAAGTTTTTAGTAAAACGAAGAAGATGGATGGCGTGGAGTATCGCGCTCTTGTGCTGAACGCCAGGGGTTTGGACAGGGCACTCCAGTGTGGAATCAAGAAAGTCAAGTTCACTCTTTCGGCCAGCAGGTCCCATCAGATTGAAAACGCAAATCATGCTGTCGAGGACATCTTCAAAAAGCTATCGGAGCTGTCGGACATCGCCTCACAAAATCATGTCGTGCTTTCGGGCGCGGTCTCGACGGCCTTCGGGTGTCCCTTCGAGGGAGTGGTATCGCTGGAAAAGATCCTTTCCGTCGTCGAGCGGTTCGTCGAGGCGGGAATCACCGAAATTTCCCTTTCGGACACGACGGGGATGGCAAATCCGAGACAGGTCCACCGGACCTGCCTGGAGATGAGGGAAAGGTTCCCCTCCGTGCTCTGGAGCCTTCATTTTCACAACACGCGGGGCATGGGGCTCGCGAACGTCCTCGCCGGAATGGAGGCGGGCGTGACGCGCTTCGACGCCAGCCTGGGCGGGTTGGGCGGCTGTCCCTTCGCCCCGGGGGCCACGGGCAACATCGCCACGGAAGATCTGCTCCATATGTGCGAGGAAATGGGCATCGAAACGGGCGTCGATCTGGACCGGGTCATCGCCGCGGCACGTTCGCTGGGGGACTGGGTTGGCCACGAATTGCCCGGCGCCGTTCTGAAGGCGGGGAAGACCGGCGATCTCCATCGTCGCTGCGCGAAAAATCCACGGTAG
- a CDS encoding TetR/AcrR family transcriptional regulator — protein MTTYSTGEGTRRALIEAAGELAAEVGFSSVSTRAVATRAGENAGSIHYHFGGKGNLFEAVLLEATKPMREEVLADVVAVYEPLLATAAGRARALRIFVHAMIEALFRDGEPAWACRVVYQVLRKAGPLRDFVVEKVVDPWLCAAEGLFRAIDPGLTEEEPLLHSFLVAMPIYFHADYMDVILDRMGLDGYGTAYLAKLEDRIVWQTQRYFGLPCDGGERNR, from the coding sequence ATGACGACCTATTCGACGGGGGAGGGGACGCGGCGGGCTCTCATCGAGGCGGCAGGGGAGCTCGCCGCCGAGGTGGGCTTCTCCAGCGTCTCGACGCGGGCCGTCGCCACGAGGGCCGGGGAGAACGCCGGGAGCATCCACTACCACTTCGGCGGCAAGGGGAACCTCTTCGAGGCTGTCCTCCTCGAGGCGACGAAGCCCATGAGGGAGGAGGTCCTCGCCGACGTCGTGGCCGTCTACGAGCCCCTCCTCGCCACGGCCGCGGGGAGGGCCCGGGCCCTGCGGATCTTCGTCCATGCCATGATCGAGGCCCTTTTCCGCGACGGCGAGCCGGCCTGGGCCTGTCGGGTCGTCTACCAGGTCCTGCGCAAGGCCGGCCCTCTCCGGGACTTCGTCGTCGAGAAGGTCGTCGATCCCTGGCTGTGTGCCGCAGAAGGCCTCTTCCGGGCCATCGATCCCGGCCTGACGGAGGAAGAGCCCCTTCTCCATTCCTTTCTCGTCGCCATGCCCATCTATTTCCACGCCGACTACATGGACGTCATTCTCGATCGGATGGGCCTCGACGGCTACGGAACGGCCTACCTGGCCAAGCTGGAGGACCGGATCGTCTGGCAGACGCAGCGTTATTTCGGGCTGCCCTGCGACGGAGGCGAAAGGAACCGATGA
- a CDS encoding TRAP transporter permease, with protein MRKEGHWTGFNLIIQIFAIAFACFHLYTGIFGVFQNIIQRSIHVGGGVVLFSLLSISKKINSEKISTRTKMSIIVDVAMALFSVFAVVYLTSSFDRIMDPLFEITNKDIYVALLFTLVILNITRKLIGWAIPVMALFFVFYALYGKYFPGIWRHNGISLEYVAEILFYSDRGLWGLVTGISASIIAIFMIFGAVLFATGGGKAFMDIACWSTGSSFGGAAKLATVSSGLFGMISGSAAANVATTGAFTIPLMKRLGYAPEFAGGVESSASSGGQIMPPIMGAAAFIMAETLGMSYSKLALAAIIPSALFYFGVLASIHYESKRMGYRGLPESEIPHIRDILHYKNSAPIFLPIFVLIYYFFAGYTPSTCALRALAAAVVLYLLSEPREAPTRVRVLLEGLADASRDMLPVLALIACAQVLLAMIGLTGVGIKFTNIIVALGRNNILLSGLCAMIGTMFLGMGLPTVAAYLVSSAVMAPALVAVGVSPIAAHFFIFYYSIFAGITPPVCGTVYIGAAIAGANWLKTAWVAMRLSVGAYLVPFMFLFSPALLLVGTPEEIVVLSVTSAVGIFALAVGGMGYFLLPATAVERILFSLGGLCLVNPGALTDGIGIGSALVAVAMQVYRRKSRRAQALS; from the coding sequence GTGAGAAAAGAGGGTCACTGGACGGGGTTCAATTTGATTATCCAGATTTTCGCGATAGCTTTTGCCTGTTTTCATCTGTATACGGGTATCTTTGGGGTCTTTCAAAACATCATACAGAGATCCATCCATGTCGGCGGAGGCGTAGTTCTCTTTTCGTTGCTTTCCATAAGTAAGAAAATTAATTCAGAAAAAATCTCAACCAGGACAAAGATGTCTATCATTGTTGACGTTGCTATGGCTCTTTTTTCTGTTTTTGCTGTTGTCTATTTGACGTCAAGTTTCGATAGAATCATGGATCCCTTGTTTGAAATAACCAATAAAGACATTTATGTGGCGCTATTATTTACTTTAGTTATTCTAAATATAACAAGAAAACTTATTGGATGGGCTATCCCTGTTATGGCTCTTTTTTTCGTGTTTTATGCGCTATATGGTAAATATTTTCCTGGGATATGGCGTCATAACGGAATCAGTTTGGAATATGTCGCTGAAATTCTTTTTTATTCGGACAGGGGATTGTGGGGTCTCGTGACCGGTATCTCGGCTTCGATCATCGCCATTTTCATGATTTTCGGCGCCGTGCTGTTCGCGACGGGCGGAGGGAAGGCCTTCATGGACATCGCCTGTTGGTCCACCGGCTCCTCCTTCGGCGGGGCGGCGAAGCTGGCCACCGTATCGAGCGGCCTTTTCGGCATGATCTCGGGGAGCGCCGCCGCCAACGTGGCGACGACGGGAGCCTTCACCATCCCTTTGATGAAGCGCCTGGGCTACGCTCCCGAATTTGCCGGAGGCGTCGAATCGTCGGCGTCGTCGGGAGGGCAGATCATGCCGCCCATCATGGGGGCGGCGGCCTTCATCATGGCCGAGACCCTCGGCATGTCCTACAGCAAGCTCGCTCTGGCGGCCATCATCCCTTCGGCCCTCTTCTACTTCGGCGTCCTGGCTTCCATCCACTATGAATCCAAAAGGATGGGGTACAGAGGGCTTCCCGAAAGCGAAATCCCCCATATACGGGACATCCTCCACTACAAGAACTCCGCCCCCATCTTTCTGCCGATCTTCGTCCTCATCTACTATTTCTTCGCCGGCTACACGCCGTCGACCTGCGCGCTGCGAGCCCTCGCGGCGGCCGTCGTCCTCTATCTCCTCTCCGAGCCCCGAGAGGCTCCGACGAGGGTCCGGGTCCTCCTGGAGGGGCTGGCCGACGCCTCCCGGGACATGCTCCCCGTCCTGGCCCTCATCGCCTGCGCTCAGGTGCTGCTGGCCATGATCGGCCTGACGGGAGTCGGCATCAAGTTCACCAACATCATCGTGGCCCTGGGGCGCAACAACATCCTCCTTTCGGGCCTCTGTGCCATGATCGGCACCATGTTCCTCGGCATGGGGCTTCCTACAGTGGCGGCCTACCTCGTCTCCTCGGCCGTCATGGCTCCCGCCCTTGTGGCCGTGGGCGTCTCCCCCATCGCCGCCCACTTCTTCATCTTCTACTACTCGATCTTCGCCGGCATCACGCCGCCGGTCTGCGGGACCGTCTACATCGGCGCCGCCATCGCCGGGGCGAACTGGCTCAAAACGGCCTGGGTCGCCATGCGGCTGAGCGTTGGGGCCTATCTCGTCCCCTTCATGTTCCTTTTCTCCCCGGCCCTGCTTCTGGTCGGAACGCCCGAGGAGATCGTCGTCCTTTCCGTTACATCGGCCGTCGGCATTTTCGCCCTGGCCGTAGGGGGCATGGGCTATTTCCTCCTGCCGGCCACGGCAGTCGAGAGGATCCTCTTCTCTCTGGGAGGTCTCTGTCTCGTCAATCCCGGAGCTCTGACGGACGGCATCGGCATCGGTTCGGCCCTCGTCGCCGTCGCGATGCAGGTCTACCGGAGAAAGAGTCGAAGGGCCCAGGCCCTGAGCTAG
- a CDS encoding serine hydrolase gives MDGRWIEERCAACGGTTAVLLRNVKEGRTLFGRNAHREMAAASTIKVLLLEALLEEKVSWRETIAPRAEEKVPYSLVSLLDNPLWSVGDLARLMILDSDNTATNLLVDRLGMERINGAAVSLGLEGTRFRRKMMDLDAARAGRENVTTLSDQARLYESLYALSRGLPFEAADGERTTTAEPWGGREGACRALDILLHVRANAMLLRYFTEEECPLAHKPGGLPYAQHEAGIFFPDPPDGVPYFFGVFTTGLPEPEAKELIGRLSRYVYETRKEWLHD, from the coding sequence ATGGACGGGAGATGGATCGAGGAGAGATGTGCCGCCTGCGGAGGCACGACGGCGGTGTTGTTGCGGAACGTGAAGGAGGGCAGAACGCTTTTCGGCCGTAACGCCCACAGGGAAATGGCGGCGGCGAGCACGATCAAGGTTCTCCTGCTGGAGGCGCTCCTGGAGGAGAAGGTCTCCTGGCGGGAGACGATCGCTCCCCGCGCGGAGGAGAAGGTCCCCTACAGCCTGGTCTCGCTTCTGGACAATCCCCTCTGGTCCGTCGGCGACCTGGCCCGCCTCATGATCCTCGACAGCGACAACACGGCCACGAACCTTCTCGTCGACCGCCTGGGCATGGAGAGGATCAACGGGGCGGCCGTCTCCCTGGGGCTCGAGGGCACCCGTTTCCGCCGGAAAATGATGGATCTCGACGCCGCCCGGGCCGGAAGGGAGAACGTCACGACCCTCTCCGACCAGGCCCGCCTCTACGAAAGCCTCTATGCCCTTTCGCGGGGTCTTCCCTTCGAGGCCGCCGACGGGGAGAGGACGACGACGGCCGAGCCCTGGGGAGGGAGAGAGGGGGCCTGCCGGGCCCTCGACATCCTCCTCCACGTTCGGGCCAACGCCATGCTTCTGCGTTATTTCACCGAAGAGGAGTGCCCCCTGGCCCACAAGCCCGGCGGCCTTCCCTACGCCCAGCACGAGGCGGGTATTTTCTTCCCCGACCCCCCCGACGGGGTGCCCTATTTCTTCGGCGTCTTCACCACCGGTCTTCCCGAGCCGGAGGCGAAGGAGCTCATCGGGCGCCTGTCGCGTTACGTCTACGAGACGAGAAAGGAGTGGCTCCATGACTGA
- a CDS encoding TAXI family TRAP transporter solute-binding subunit, which produces MKKMRRIVGLALVFGCVAAGSASAEKLNLMWGSTSASSGLYPMNVAMADVVNRVLDDVHVTVVETGGTGDNFKGMERGELQFGQASDCNIHMAQTGTGIYENRLMKEPRMLFVAHPLAYVVAVTEESGIKDLSGLDGKPFSPGLKGSVSEILYYRALPAFGIRPQFVPSSTGDAVEAMKDRRIVGFSKATATTVPDSAIQDVATSRPVRILGFNEEEKKVFKELFPAYGFFTVPASVYAQEGDVSVVGERFGVSVAASLPEEVVYRIFKALYENREQIAATYAGIRGHDVLDLTADSVCWLHPGVIRYFREIGIEPRPEQIPPEYKAN; this is translated from the coding sequence ATGAAAAAGATGCGTCGTATCGTCGGTCTCGCGCTGGTGTTCGGCTGTGTCGCCGCAGGAAGCGCTTCGGCCGAAAAACTCAATCTCATGTGGGGCTCGACGAGCGCCTCTTCGGGGCTCTACCCCATGAACGTCGCCATGGCCGACGTCGTCAACCGGGTCCTCGACGACGTTCACGTCACCGTCGTCGAGACGGGAGGAACGGGAGACAACTTCAAAGGAATGGAGCGGGGCGAGCTCCAGTTCGGCCAGGCCTCGGACTGCAACATCCACATGGCCCAGACGGGCACGGGCATCTACGAGAACCGCCTGATGAAGGAGCCTCGCATGCTCTTCGTGGCTCATCCTCTGGCCTATGTCGTCGCCGTCACGGAGGAGAGCGGCATCAAAGACCTGTCCGGCCTCGACGGCAAGCCCTTCAGTCCCGGACTGAAGGGGAGCGTTTCCGAAATCCTCTACTACAGGGCCCTCCCCGCCTTTGGAATCAGGCCCCAGTTCGTCCCCTCCAGCACCGGAGACGCCGTGGAGGCGATGAAGGATCGGCGCATCGTCGGTTTCTCCAAGGCCACGGCGACGACCGTCCCCGATTCGGCCATTCAGGATGTCGCCACGTCCCGTCCCGTCCGCATTCTCGGTTTCAACGAGGAGGAGAAGAAGGTCTTCAAGGAACTCTTCCCCGCCTACGGCTTCTTCACCGTACCGGCCTCCGTCTATGCCCAGGAGGGGGATGTCTCCGTCGTCGGCGAGCGTTTCGGCGTAAGCGTTGCGGCCAGTCTGCCCGAAGAGGTCGTCTACCGCATTTTCAAGGCCCTCTACGAGAACAGGGAGCAGATCGCGGCCACCTATGCCGGCATCAGAGGCCACGACGTGCTCGATCTGACGGCTGACTCCGTCTGCTGGCTCCACCCCGGAGTGATCCGCTATTTCCGGGAGATCGGCATCGAACCTCGCCCGGAGCAGATCCCTCCCGAGTACAAGGCGAACTGA
- a CDS encoding LysR family transcriptional regulator: MTLQQLVCFCTLADILHYTKAAAALHIAQPTLSYAIAELQRELGVPLFEKRGSKTTLTSFGAAFLPYASRSLEAIEEGQKTLAAMLSLDRETINLGYIYSVSFDFLPKIISEFQKEELNNIVYFNFYQGMKNQIIDKLKTETIDLAFSSEYHEKPIQSYPIFSQELFLVVPDEHPLRNAKEVHLEDFRDDPFIIANRGSGLRVFVDALFRSAGWTPKVVFEAEECNAMAAFVSSRQGVTIMPRIPLLDTYPVAALKLSSPPLFRDISLLWKEGRALPPAAERFRAFVVEAELGFGSISL; encoded by the coding sequence GTGACGCTCCAACAGCTGGTCTGTTTCTGCACCCTGGCGGACATCTTGCACTACACGAAGGCCGCCGCCGCCCTGCACATCGCCCAACCGACGCTCAGCTACGCCATCGCGGAGCTGCAAAGGGAGCTGGGCGTGCCCCTCTTCGAAAAACGGGGGAGCAAGACGACCCTGACCTCCTTCGGAGCGGCCTTTCTCCCCTATGCCAGCCGATCCCTCGAGGCCATAGAAGAGGGACAGAAGACGCTGGCCGCCATGCTCTCTCTCGACAGGGAAACCATCAACCTGGGCTACATCTACAGCGTGAGTTTCGATTTTCTGCCCAAGATCATCAGCGAATTCCAAAAAGAGGAATTAAATAATATAGTTTATTTTAATTTTTATCAGGGAATGAAAAACCAAATCATCGATAAATTAAAGACAGAAACGATAGACCTGGCCTTTTCCAGCGAATATCACGAAAAACCTATCCAATCCTATCCCATATTCTCTCAGGAGCTGTTTCTTGTCGTCCCCGACGAACACCCCCTGCGAAACGCGAAAGAGGTACACCTCGAAGACTTCAGGGACGATCCCTTCATCATCGCCAACCGGGGAAGCGGGCTCCGCGTCTTCGTCGACGCCCTCTTCCGATCGGCGGGCTGGACGCCCAAAGTCGTCTTCGAGGCGGAGGAGTGCAACGCCATGGCCGCCTTCGTCAGCTCCCGCCAGGGCGTGACCATCATGCCCAGGATCCCCCTTCTCGACACCTACCCCGTTGCGGCCCTGAAGCTCTCCTCTCCGCCCCTTTTCCGCGACATCAGTCTTCTCTGGAAGGAGGGGCGCGCCCTTCCTCCCGCCGCCGAGCGGTTCCGCGCCTTCGTCGTGGAGGCCGAACTCGGCTTCGGCAGCATCTCGCTCTGA
- a CDS encoding aldehyde dehydrogenase family protein — protein sequence MAREITEEQLQELDGLIAKARAAQKVIETYDQARVDRLCQAVAWAISNKRTFLALVEQGIEESGLGDPLSRQGKRFKIRGILRDALRQKSVGIIEELPEKGIVKYAKPAGLIASLVPTTNPDLTPGGQAVYAIKARDVVIFSPHPRSKRTTFESVRIMREALEREGAPADILQCITLPSIPMTQELMARADLVIATGGRPMVKSAYSSGTPAYGSGAGNSTMIYDETADVIEACHNTMLSKTSDYGSGCSADGNLIVSDKIYEAVLKQLEVEGGYFASSEERERLRQVMWDNEGHRLADTVAISPQRLAEAAGFSIAEDRKFIFVLGDGIGKEHFFSGEKLTTLLAVHRYEGEFENALDMMRGIYEVGGKGHSCGIYSFDDDHIHRLAMAAPVSRIMVRQPQSKANAGSANNGMPMTSSLGCGTWGGNIISENICLKHYMNTTWVAHPIPADMPSPEELFGEFYDPEMDR from the coding sequence ATGGCCAGGGAAATCACGGAAGAACAGCTGCAGGAACTCGATGGGCTCATCGCGAAGGCGAGGGCCGCTCAGAAGGTCATCGAGACCTACGATCAGGCGCGAGTGGATCGTCTCTGCCAGGCCGTGGCCTGGGCGATCTCCAACAAGAGGACCTTCCTTGCCCTCGTCGAACAGGGCATCGAGGAGAGCGGCCTGGGCGATCCTCTTTCCCGTCAGGGCAAGCGCTTCAAAATCCGGGGCATCCTCCGCGACGCCCTCAGGCAGAAGAGCGTGGGGATCATCGAAGAGCTTCCCGAGAAGGGCATCGTGAAGTACGCCAAGCCGGCCGGCCTCATCGCCTCTCTCGTCCCCACGACAAACCCCGACCTCACGCCGGGAGGGCAGGCCGTCTACGCCATCAAGGCCCGCGATGTGGTGATCTTCTCCCCTCACCCCCGGTCGAAGAGGACGACCTTCGAGAGCGTCCGCATCATGAGGGAGGCTCTGGAGCGGGAGGGTGCCCCCGCCGATATTCTCCAGTGTATCACGTTGCCTTCCATTCCCATGACTCAGGAGCTCATGGCCCGGGCCGATCTGGTGATCGCCACGGGCGGACGTCCCATGGTCAAGTCGGCCTACAGTTCGGGCACGCCCGCCTACGGCTCCGGCGCCGGCAACTCGACGATGATTTACGATGAGACGGCCGACGTGATCGAGGCCTGTCACAACACGATGCTGAGCAAGACCTCCGACTACGGATCGGGATGTTCCGCCGACGGCAATCTCATCGTCTCCGACAAAATCTACGAGGCCGTCCTGAAACAGCTCGAGGTGGAAGGCGGCTATTTCGCCTCTTCCGAGGAGCGGGAGAGGCTCCGACAGGTCATGTGGGACAATGAGGGACATCGTCTGGCCGACACGGTCGCCATCTCGCCCCAGAGGCTGGCCGAGGCCGCCGGTTTCTCCATCGCCGAGGACAGGAAGTTCATCTTCGTCCTGGGAGACGGCATCGGCAAAGAGCATTTCTTCTCGGGCGAAAAGCTGACGACCCTCCTGGCCGTGCACCGCTACGAGGGCGAGTTCGAGAACGCCCTGGACATGATGCGCGGGATCTACGAGGTGGGCGGGAAGGGCCATTCCTGCGGGATCTACTCCTTCGACGACGATCACATCCACCGCCTCGCCATGGCCGCTCCCGTGAGCCGGATCATGGTGCGGCAGCCTCAGTCCAAGGCCAACGCCGGATCGGCCAACAACGGGATGCCCATGACGTCCAGCCTGGGTTGCGGGACCTGGGGCGGCAACATCATCTCCGAAAACATCTGTCTCAAACATTACATGAACACGACCTGGGTCGCCCATCCCATTCCGGCCGACATGCCCTCTCCCGAGGAGCTGTTCGGCGAATTCTACGATCCCGAGATGGATCGGTGA